Below is a window of Candidatus Methylomirabilota bacterium DNA.
GAACCTCGCGAGATAGAGCACGCGATGCGCGCGGCCGGTGTGGATGCGGATCTCCTGCACACCGAGCCCCACGCTCGGCATCGGCTTCCAGTCGTTCGGCTCGAGGCCACGCTGGACGCGCCAGAGCTGGAACCCCGCCCTCTGCCGGACGTCGTCGGGGAAGGCCCTGATCGTGTCTCGGGAGTCCCCGAGCCAGAT
It encodes the following:
- a CDS encoding type II toxin-antitoxin system RelE/ParE family toxin: IWLGDSRDTIRAFPDDVRQRAGFQLWRVQRGLEPNDWKPMPSVGLGVQEIRIHTGRAHRVLYLARFAEAVYVLHVFEKRTRRTPQDDLDLARQRLGQLMKQRARRKG